In one window of Candidatus Avedoeria danica DNA:
- the aroQ gene encoding type II 3-dehydroquinate dehydratase — protein sequence MSTTTVPKRRILVLHGPNLNLTGRREPDVYGTATLAEIDTSLLATGAASGDELTIVQSNHEGALIDAIHAAMDAGLDGILINAGGLSHTSVALRDAIAAAGVPAVEVHLSNVAAREDFRRVSVLGAVCVGGVYGFGAESYRLGLQALLHTLEANASR from the coding sequence GTGTCGACGACGACGGTTCCCAAGCGGCGCATCCTCGTGCTCCACGGACCCAACCTGAACCTGACCGGCCGCCGCGAGCCGGACGTTTACGGCACGGCGACGCTGGCCGAGATCGACACGTCCTTGCTTGCGACCGGCGCGGCGAGTGGCGACGAACTGACGATCGTTCAGTCGAACCATGAGGGCGCATTGATCGACGCGATTCACGCGGCCATGGACGCCGGGCTCGACGGCATCCTGATCAACGCCGGCGGACTGTCCCACACGTCCGTCGCGCTGCGGGACGCGATCGCGGCCGCGGGCGTGCCCGCCGTCGAGGTGCACCTGTCGAACGTGGCGGCGCGGGAGGATTTCCGGCGGGTGTCCGTGCTCGGGGCGGTGTGTGTGGGCGGCGTGTACGGGTTCGGGGCGGAGAGCTATCGGCTGGGGTTGCAGGCGCTGCTGCACACGCTCGAGGCAAACGCGTCCCGGTGA
- a CDS encoding SGNH/GDSL hydrolase family protein, with protein MDPSSLPPHPSGARVPPRIAAAWRRRHPYVVAYAVLVVLVPLGAWLWRTPSARSGGTGGEATVVARHGTSEGGGIDAPQGDRDGASGGTPAGPSATPSITPTPSISPTPSDTPTPTLSPTPTDTPSPTLSPTPSVEDMVPIVPGIDQTMKDRLRGIVGTGQGMGRRADVLMKVGDSLTDNTYFLGQSGCGWTALDAYADLQPVIDHFRAGALAPELETSGCAANSLTRISWAANSGWTAAAVFGTYKEPRAECPPPDDYALACELRLIQPGVAVILFGTNDAQNDIDVRYYESTLRRIVDELAAKGVVPLLTTIPPRLDRPNAHARITWYNQAVVRVAQGSQVPLINLWRALWSPDVVNAGMAGDGIHLNTFGGGPSNFTPAGLRFGVNQRNLITLQALARLKRVVFDDGPPEP; from the coding sequence ATGGACCCCTCCTCCCTGCCGCCGCACCCGTCCGGTGCGCGCGTGCCGCCAAGAATCGCTGCCGCCTGGCGCAGGCGCCACCCATACGTGGTGGCGTATGCCGTGCTCGTCGTGCTCGTGCCGCTCGGCGCCTGGCTGTGGCGGACGCCGAGCGCCCGTTCCGGCGGCACGGGCGGCGAGGCGACGGTCGTGGCGCGGCACGGGACGTCGGAGGGCGGTGGCATCGACGCGCCGCAGGGCGACCGCGACGGCGCATCCGGCGGAACGCCCGCCGGCCCGAGCGCGACGCCGTCCATCACCCCGACGCCCTCGATCTCGCCCACGCCGTCCGATACGCCGACGCCGACGCTCTCGCCCACGCCGACGGACACGCCGTCGCCGACGCTTTCACCGACGCCGTCCGTCGAGGACATGGTGCCGATCGTGCCCGGGATCGACCAGACGATGAAGGACCGGCTGCGGGGCATCGTCGGCACGGGGCAGGGCATGGGGCGGCGGGCCGACGTCCTGATGAAGGTCGGCGACAGCCTGACCGACAACACGTACTTCCTGGGGCAATCGGGTTGCGGCTGGACGGCGCTTGACGCGTACGCGGACCTGCAGCCGGTGATCGACCACTTCCGCGCCGGCGCGCTGGCGCCCGAGCTCGAGACGAGCGGCTGCGCGGCGAACAGCCTCACGCGCATCAGCTGGGCGGCGAACTCGGGCTGGACGGCCGCGGCCGTCTTCGGGACGTACAAGGAGCCGCGCGCCGAGTGTCCGCCGCCGGACGATTACGCGCTGGCGTGCGAGCTGAGGCTCATCCAGCCCGGCGTGGCCGTCATCCTGTTCGGAACGAACGATGCCCAGAACGACATCGACGTCCGCTATTACGAAAGCACGCTGCGCCGGATCGTCGACGAGCTTGCGGCCAAGGGCGTCGTACCGCTGCTCACGACGATCCCGCCGCGCCTCGACCGGCCGAACGCGCACGCGCGGATCACGTGGTACAACCAGGCCGTCGTCCGGGTGGCGCAGGGGAGCCAGGTGCCGCTGATCAACCTCTGGCGCGCGCTCTGGTCGCCGGACGTCGTGAACGCCGGGATGGCCGGCGACGGGATCCACCTGAACACGTTCGGCGGGGGGCCGTCGAACTTCACGCCCGCTGGGCTGCGGTTCGGCGTGAACCAGCGCAACCTCATCACGCTCCAGGCGCTCGCGCGACTCAAACGCGTCGTGTTCGACGATGGGCCGCCCGAACCATGA
- a CDS encoding MBOAT family protein: protein MLFPTLTFAVFFVLVFPISWALRPHRQRWQWFMIAASYLFYGWWDPRFVALIALSAAANAVFGRRIHAAAGGRRRAWLWLAVSFNLALLGWFKYYGFFAREVNGVLVDLGFDGGMRLLDIALPVGISFFTFHAISYVVDIGRGKLEPVGFAEYAVYAAFFPHLVAGPIVRASEFLPQLFVPRALTRADVTRAGALIAGGMFKKVFVSTFVAAAIVDPVFSVPDRYGSFDVLIAIYGYAVQIYADFSAYTDIAIGVALLLGISFPQNFDRPYAAASIQDFWRRWHMTLSRWLRDYLYIPLGGSRKGRVRTYVNLLLTMTLGGLWHGASLTFVAWGALHGAGLAVERLVAGASGAVRGVGGGGDVASASRPVRLWLGRLITFHFVCAGWVLFRAPTFDAAALMFRRLFTAGGAVEVASVPVVAVIALALAAQLVPPGVGRRAADAFGRLPLLVQGAAVGAALFLAIALGPEGVAPFIYFQF, encoded by the coding sequence GTGCTCTTCCCGACGCTGACGTTCGCCGTGTTCTTCGTGCTGGTCTTCCCGATCAGTTGGGCGCTGCGCCCCCATCGCCAGCGCTGGCAGTGGTTCATGATCGCGGCCAGCTACCTGTTCTACGGCTGGTGGGATCCGCGCTTCGTCGCCCTGATCGCACTCTCGGCCGCCGCCAACGCCGTGTTCGGCCGCCGGATCCACGCCGCCGCGGGTGGGCGGCGGCGGGCGTGGCTGTGGCTGGCCGTCTCGTTCAACCTCGCGCTCCTGGGCTGGTTCAAGTACTACGGCTTCTTCGCGCGCGAGGTCAACGGCGTGCTCGTCGACCTCGGCTTCGATGGCGGCATGCGGCTGTTGGACATCGCGCTGCCCGTCGGGATCTCGTTCTTCACGTTCCATGCCATCAGCTACGTGGTGGACATCGGCCGCGGCAAGCTCGAGCCCGTCGGGTTCGCCGAGTACGCCGTCTACGCCGCGTTCTTCCCGCACCTCGTCGCCGGGCCGATCGTGCGCGCCAGCGAGTTCCTGCCGCAGCTGTTCGTCCCGCGCGCCCTCACGCGCGCCGACGTGACGCGGGCCGGGGCGCTGATCGCGGGCGGGATGTTCAAGAAGGTCTTCGTCAGCACGTTTGTCGCCGCCGCCATCGTCGATCCCGTCTTCAGCGTGCCCGATCGCTACGGCTCGTTCGACGTCCTCATCGCGATCTACGGCTACGCCGTGCAGATCTATGCCGACTTCAGCGCGTACACGGACATCGCCATCGGCGTCGCGCTCCTTCTCGGCATCTCGTTCCCGCAGAACTTCGACCGGCCGTACGCCGCCGCCAGCATCCAGGACTTCTGGCGCCGCTGGCACATGACGCTCTCGCGCTGGCTGCGCGACTACCTCTACATCCCGCTCGGCGGCAGCCGCAAGGGGCGCGTCCGGACGTACGTCAACCTGCTGCTGACGATGACGCTCGGCGGGTTGTGGCACGGCGCGAGCTTGACGTTCGTGGCGTGGGGGGCGTTGCACGGGGCGGGGCTGGCGGTGGAGCGGTTGGTGGCGGGTGCATCCGGGGCGGTCCGTGGTGTCGGTGGCGGCGGCGATGTCGCGTCGGCGTCGCGCCCCGTTCGCCTATGGCTCGGCCGGCTGATCACGTTCCACTTCGTGTGCGCCGGCTGGGTCTTGTTCCGCGCACCGACGTTCGACGCGGCCGCCTTGATGTTCCGGCGCCTGTTCACGGCCGGCGGCGCGGTCGAGGTCGCCTCGGTCCCCGTCGTCGCCGTGATCGCGCTCGCCCTTGCCGCCCAGCTCGTCCCGCCGGGGGTCGGCCGCCGCGCCGCCGACGCGTTCGGCCGGTTGCCGCTCCTCGTCCAGGGCGCGGCCGTCGGTGCGGCGCTCTTCCTGGCGATCGCCCTCGGGCCCGAGGGCGTGGCGCCGTTCATCTATTTCCAGTTCTGA
- a CDS encoding DUF459 domain-containing protein has translation MKDHDEPGAISPRRVYGGVVLALGLAGALSTGRVLKVAERLPFGSGRTLLVDGLEIVDAAAHRIGLAAPSHGVQRARVALGLAPGDDGPVARLADGTASVGGANEKPPDADDPRAATAAALVRGAGGGSARAASGTAGANGVGGGSDTAGGTATAWWRTAGADRGAVGPSPTRWSQPTMTPPPARPISPDAPLRVIVAGDSFAQPLGFELQNFATRDGMTSVEVDGRISTGLARPDYFDWPAQVAVIADTTGVEAIVFFVGANDDQNMILDDDTVVEIASPEWTNAYAERAASLMDACREIRLYWVGLPVMRDADDHRAAAAVNVAVRRAAATRPWVKFIDIWETFQGPDGRFSLYLPDETGELIEVRGPDGVHLSRTGTNMVAAMLYNAFGRTWSLATPTPTPTATDMPTDTAEPTAPPTAPLPGARPPVAPSPPITPPWPVGFETATPTPRTVRPSSPRIVTATPHG, from the coding sequence GTGAAGGACCACGACGAACCGGGTGCGATCTCGCCCCGCCGCGTCTACGGCGGCGTCGTCCTCGCCCTCGGCCTGGCCGGCGCGCTGTCGACGGGCCGCGTGCTGAAGGTAGCCGAGCGCTTGCCGTTCGGGTCGGGGCGCACATTGCTCGTCGACGGGCTCGAGATCGTCGATGCGGCCGCGCACCGGATCGGGCTCGCCGCGCCGTCGCACGGCGTGCAGCGGGCGCGCGTTGCGCTCGGCCTCGCGCCGGGCGACGACGGGCCGGTGGCGCGGCTGGCGGACGGCACGGCGAGCGTCGGCGGCGCGAACGAGAAGCCGCCGGATGCGGACGATCCGCGCGCGGCGACGGCGGCGGCGCTCGTGCGCGGCGCGGGGGGCGGCAGCGCGCGAGCGGCGTCGGGCACGGCCGGCGCGAACGGGGTGGGCGGCGGATCGGACACGGCGGGCGGGACGGCCACCGCGTGGTGGCGCACGGCGGGCGCCGACCGCGGTGCCGTCGGGCCGTCGCCGACGCGGTGGTCGCAGCCGACCATGACGCCGCCGCCCGCCCGGCCGATCTCGCCGGACGCGCCGCTGCGGGTGATCGTCGCCGGCGACAGCTTCGCCCAGCCGCTCGGCTTCGAACTCCAGAACTTCGCGACGCGCGACGGGATGACGTCCGTCGAGGTGGACGGGCGGATCAGCACCGGGCTGGCGCGGCCGGACTACTTCGACTGGCCGGCGCAGGTGGCGGTCATCGCGGACACGACCGGCGTCGAGGCGATCGTGTTCTTCGTGGGCGCGAACGACGACCAGAACATGATCCTGGACGATGACACCGTCGTCGAGATCGCCTCGCCCGAGTGGACGAACGCGTATGCCGAACGCGCGGCGTCGCTGATGGACGCGTGCCGGGAGATTCGGCTCTACTGGGTCGGCCTGCCGGTCATGCGCGACGCGGACGACCACCGGGCGGCCGCGGCCGTGAACGTCGCCGTGCGGCGCGCGGCGGCGACGCGGCCCTGGGTGAAGTTCATCGACATCTGGGAGACGTTCCAAGGCCCGGACGGCCGCTTCAGCCTCTACCTGCCGGACGAGACGGGCGAGCTGATCGAGGTTCGGGGTCCGGACGGCGTCCACCTCAGCCGCACGGGCACGAACATGGTGGCCGCCATGCTGTACAACGCCTTCGGCCGCACGTGGAGCCTGGCGACGCCGACGCCGACACCCACGGCGACGGACATGCCGACGGACACGGCGGAGCCCACCGCCCCGCCCACCGCCCCGCTGCCCGGCGCACGGCCGCCCGTAGCGCCGTCGCCGCCGATCACGCCGCCGTGGCCCGTCGGCTTCGAGACGGCGACACCGACGCCACGGACCGTCCGTCCGTCGTCGCCGCGGATCGTCACGGCGACGCCGCACGGGTGA
- a CDS encoding Lrp/AsnC family transcriptional regulator, with translation MLDATDHIIVQRLQADGRATQLELAQAVGLSQPAVAERIRKLEQRGVIVGYTARVDAAMLGKDITAFIGVAIDHPRHFDAFAEIVLALDDVLECHRVAGEDSYLLKVKTQNTGTLDALLVGTLRTIPGVTRTDTTIVLASIKDESRIFVSPQRREDAGRKKG, from the coding sequence ATGTTGGATGCGACCGATCACATCATCGTTCAGCGCCTACAGGCCGACGGCCGGGCGACGCAGCTCGAACTGGCGCAGGCCGTCGGCCTCTCGCAGCCGGCGGTGGCGGAACGGATCCGCAAGCTCGAGCAGCGTGGCGTCATCGTCGGATACACGGCGCGCGTGGATGCCGCCATGCTCGGCAAGGACATCACGGCCTTCATCGGTGTCGCCATCGACCATCCCCGGCACTTCGACGCCTTTGCGGAGATCGTGCTCGCGCTCGACGACGTGCTCGAGTGTCACCGCGTCGCCGGCGAGGACTCGTACCTCCTGAAGGTGAAGACTCAGAACACGGGCACGCTGGACGCGCTCCTCGTGGGCACGCTGCGCACCATTCCGGGGGTGACACGGACGGACACGACGATCGTGCTGGCGTCCATCAAGGACGAGTCGCGCATCTTCGTGTCGCCGCAACGCCGCGAGGACGCCGGAAGGAAGAAGGGATGA
- the aroB gene encoding 3-dehydroquinate synthase, with product MTRRREVPVLLAGMPAAGKTTLAHALADRMNRRCVDLDDVVAHAAGMPIAAIFETDGEAGFRAREAAAVAALVDELRARPDAVVALGGGTLVDPANRAALAAVALILVLDAPIDILAERLAAAPGERPLLGGSTSVWPRLGRLHGRRRVLYGALPWHIETGADRRGVEETADAAVALVEGLAATPGWASTRAVWVGGGGTGHRIVIGRGLLPALGAVLRAEGTTGPVVLVSDATVAPLHAASVAASLASHGLAPVAVDVLPAGEAAKSHESLLALWNSWQSAGLDRGSHIVALGGGALTDAAGFAAATFLRGVAWTAVPTTLLGMVDAAVGGKTGINLGAGKNLAGSFHPPRRVVADIAVLATLPATLFAAGLAEVVKAAVIGDGALLEALEARVAAGYDPSLGVANWPDDDLIDVVARAVAVKAAIVRRDLREREGGRRVVLNLGHTFAHGIEKAAGYEVPHGEAVAIGLVWAARLAEGTGVLRAADLPDRLAALLGALGLPTDVTAVAADVEPGAILAAMAADKKRVGGRQRFVLPVDVGDVRLFEEVGMGNVEAVVRAGIAGG from the coding sequence ATGACCCGCCGCCGCGAGGTGCCCGTCCTGCTGGCCGGGATGCCCGCCGCCGGCAAGACGACGCTCGCCCACGCCCTTGCAGATCGCATGAACCGCCGCTGCGTCGACTTGGACGACGTCGTCGCGCACGCTGCCGGGATGCCGATCGCGGCGATCTTCGAAACGGACGGCGAAGCGGGCTTCCGCGCGCGCGAGGCCGCGGCCGTGGCGGCCCTCGTCGACGAGCTGCGCGCGCGTCCCGACGCCGTCGTCGCCCTCGGCGGCGGCACGCTTGTCGACCCCGCGAACCGGGCGGCGCTCGCCGCGGTCGCCCTCATCCTCGTCCTCGACGCGCCGATCGACATCCTGGCCGAGCGGCTCGCCGCCGCACCCGGCGAGCGGCCGTTGCTGGGCGGGTCGACATCGGTGTGGCCGCGCCTCGGCCGGCTGCATGGCCGGCGGCGGGTGTTGTACGGCGCTCTGCCGTGGCATATCGAGACGGGCGCGGACCGCCGCGGGGTGGAGGAGACGGCCGACGCCGCCGTCGCGCTGGTTGAGGGACTGGCCGCCACACCCGGTTGGGCGTCGACGCGCGCGGTCTGGGTCGGTGGGGGCGGAACGGGACACCGCATCGTCATCGGCCGCGGGCTGCTGCCCGCCCTCGGGGCGGTCTTGAGGGCCGAGGGCACGACCGGGCCGGTCGTGCTCGTCAGCGACGCGACGGTCGCGCCGCTCCACGCCGCCAGCGTCGCGGCGTCGCTCGCATCCCACGGCCTCGCGCCGGTCGCGGTCGACGTGCTGCCGGCGGGCGAGGCGGCCAAGAGCCACGAATCATTGCTCGCGCTCTGGAACAGCTGGCAGTCCGCCGGCCTGGATCGCGGCAGCCACATCGTCGCGCTCGGCGGCGGGGCTCTGACGGATGCGGCCGGGTTCGCGGCGGCGACATTCCTGCGCGGCGTCGCCTGGACCGCCGTGCCGACGACACTCCTCGGGATGGTCGATGCAGCGGTCGGCGGCAAGACCGGGATCAATCTGGGGGCGGGCAAGAACCTGGCCGGCTCCTTCCACCCCCCGCGCCGCGTGGTCGCCGACATCGCCGTCCTGGCGACGCTGCCCGCCACCCTCTTCGCCGCAGGCCTGGCCGAGGTCGTCAAGGCGGCGGTCATCGGCGACGGCGCGCTGCTCGAAGCGCTCGAGGCGCGCGTTGCGGCGGGCTACGATCCGTCGCTCGGCGTCGCCAACTGGCCGGACGACGACCTCATCGACGTCGTCGCCCGCGCCGTGGCCGTGAAGGCCGCGATCGTCCGCCGCGACCTGCGCGAGCGTGAGGGCGGGCGGCGGGTGGTGCTGAACCTGGGGCACACGTTCGCCCATGGCATCGAGAAGGCCGCGGGCTACGAGGTGCCGCATGGGGAGGCGGTGGCGATCGGGCTCGTGTGGGCGGCGCGGTTGGCGGAGGGCACGGGCGTGTTGAGGGCGGCCGACCTTCCGGATCGTCTCGCGGCGCTCCTGGGCGCCCTCGGCCTGCCGACGGATGTCACTGCGGTGGCTGCCGACGTGGAGCCCGGCGCGATCCTGGCGGCGATGGCCGCCGACAAGAAGCGCGTGGGCGGGCGGCAGCGGTTCGTGTTGCCGGTGGACGTCGGCGACGTACGGCTGTTCGAGGAGGTGGGGATGGGAAATGTGGAGGCGGTTGTGCGTGCGGGCATCGCCGGGGGGTAG
- a CDS encoding tetratricopeptide repeat protein: MSAAAERGRAKGLAATTATGTTARTRSVRTMAAVRIAAALFATLATAGCGAGVGTPAVRGEPATPSAAALESLRQLDTLVDAGKLDEAVTLAGGLVEREPNAVEIRLAHGLVLGQRDGFAAAVPVLLGALAVDERHVPTLTALARGYDEDGDTANALTYARRILAVDARNGYGAALVGRALMEGGDYDGALEVLTRAQGSGMADVFSLMGRAYARKGEAPKAEQSFRRALDLDPRSLEATLNLGQLLVRDGRTAEGQLLLDRHKALSADADAAQFAEQSSQVSGAGSQNFLVLGEARRTQGDLAGAADAFERAAARDPSDARPLIGLATVAMDRRAHDEALEFARRAVALDGQLPLAHLLYGVELVRAGEVEAAEAALDRSRRLAPWQAREWDMVGQALVDIDELDDAIRAYDEARKLAPTDDVIALRLGYLHYALGDFAGARDELRAASERSVDNGDLVLALALALDRLGDPGVDAALDEAVARYARQRVGTPQERVATFRIFEGGDATLARFLERSRAAGAGATAAP; encoded by the coding sequence ATGAGCGCAGCCGCCGAACGCGGACGGGCGAAGGGCCTTGCGGCGACCACCGCCACCGGGACCACCGCTCGGACGCGCTCCGTGCGCACGATGGCGGCGGTGAGGATCGCGGCCGCTCTCTTCGCCACCCTCGCGACCGCCGGCTGCGGCGCCGGCGTCGGCACGCCGGCCGTCCGGGGCGAGCCGGCCACCCCGAGCGCCGCGGCGCTCGAGTCGCTTCGCCAGCTCGACACACTGGTCGATGCCGGCAAGCTGGACGAAGCCGTGACGCTGGCGGGCGGCTTGGTCGAGCGCGAGCCGAACGCGGTCGAGATTCGGCTGGCGCACGGCCTCGTCCTCGGCCAGCGGGACGGCTTCGCGGCCGCGGTGCCGGTGCTCCTTGGCGCGCTGGCGGTGGACGAGCGCCACGTCCCGACGCTGACGGCGCTGGCCCGCGGCTACGACGAGGACGGCGACACGGCCAACGCGCTGACGTACGCGCGGCGCATCCTGGCCGTCGATGCCCGGAACGGCTACGGCGCGGCGCTCGTCGGCCGGGCGCTCATGGAGGGCGGCGACTACGACGGGGCGCTGGAGGTGCTGACGCGGGCCCAGGGAAGCGGCATGGCGGACGTGTTCAGCTTGATGGGCCGAGCGTACGCGCGCAAGGGCGAGGCGCCCAAGGCCGAACAGTCGTTCCGACGGGCGCTCGATCTTGACCCGCGCTCGCTGGAGGCGACGCTGAACCTTGGCCAGTTGCTGGTGCGCGACGGGCGGACGGCGGAGGGCCAGCTACTGCTCGATCGCCACAAGGCCCTCTCGGCGGATGCCGATGCCGCACAGTTCGCGGAGCAGTCGAGCCAGGTGTCCGGTGCCGGATCACAGAACTTCCTCGTGCTGGGTGAGGCGCGCCGCACGCAAGGCGATCTGGCCGGCGCCGCGGACGCGTTCGAGCGCGCCGCGGCACGCGACCCGAGCGACGCGCGCCCGCTGATCGGGCTGGCGACGGTGGCGATGGACCGCCGCGCCCATGACGAGGCGCTCGAGTTCGCGCGCCGGGCCGTCGCGCTTGACGGCCAGTTGCCGCTGGCGCACCTCCTGTACGGTGTGGAACTCGTCCGGGCCGGCGAGGTGGAAGCGGCGGAGGCGGCGCTCGACCGATCGCGACGGCTCGCACCGTGGCAGGCGCGCGAGTGGGACATGGTCGGCCAAGCGCTCGTCGACATCGACGAGCTCGACGATGCGATCCGGGCATACGACGAGGCGCGCAAGCTGGCCCCGACGGACGACGTGATCGCCCTTCGGCTCGGCTACCTGCACTACGCCCTCGGCGACTTCGCCGGCGCCCGCGACGAGCTGCGCGCCGCGTCCGAGCGGTCCGTGGACAACGGCGACCTTGTGCTCGCCCTGGCGCTGGCGCTCGACCGGCTGGGCGATCCAGGAGTCGATGCGGCGCTGGACGAGGCGGTGGCGCGGTATGCCCGCCAGCGGGTCGGTACGCCCCAGGAGCGCGTCGCCACGTTCCGCATCTTCGAAGGCGGCGACGCGACGCTCGCTCGCTTCCTCGAGCGCTCGCGGGCCGCAGGAGCGGGCGCGACGGCGGCGCCCTGA
- a CDS encoding PLP-dependent aminotransferase family protein, with product MARMEASAIREILKVAERPDVLSFAGGLPAPELFPIDAIADAHARVLAREGAAALQYSATEGFVPLRDWISTRLRAAGIDCDVERTLITTGSQQGIDLAARVLVNPGDRVAVENPSYIAALQVFSGYEARFAAVASDHDGLQVDDLERQHAAEPVKLVYVVPNFENPKGTTLSLARRHALVAFAQRHGVPILEDDPYGELRFEGTPLPSLAALDDMGVVVHLGTFSKTLAPGLRVAWAVGPIEVLRAMTVAKQATDLHSASLTQRAVSAMFERFDYEAHLTTLRRVYGERRTTMLAALDRHMPPGTGWTQPEGGMFTWVELPGRLRAEDIFEAALAVKVAFVPGSPFYAVEKRYDTLRLNFSNRPPDLIDDGMARLGQVVAGALAGTRTGNGLSR from the coding sequence ATGGCGCGGATGGAGGCCTCGGCCATTCGGGAGATCCTGAAGGTGGCCGAGCGGCCCGATGTCCTCTCCTTCGCCGGTGGACTGCCGGCCCCCGAGCTCTTCCCGATCGACGCGATTGCCGATGCGCACGCCCGCGTGCTGGCGCGCGAAGGCGCCGCTGCGCTGCAGTACAGCGCCACCGAGGGCTTCGTTCCGCTGCGGGACTGGATCAGCACGCGCCTGCGCGCCGCCGGCATCGACTGCGATGTCGAGCGCACGCTGATCACGACCGGTTCGCAGCAGGGCATCGACTTGGCCGCGCGCGTGCTCGTCAACCCGGGTGACCGAGTGGCGGTCGAGAACCCGAGCTACATCGCCGCGCTCCAGGTGTTCAGCGGCTACGAGGCCCGTTTCGCCGCGGTTGCCAGCGACCACGACGGACTGCAGGTCGATGATCTCGAACGTCAGCACGCGGCGGAGCCGGTCAAACTCGTCTACGTCGTCCCGAACTTCGAGAACCCCAAGGGCACCACGCTCTCGCTCGCCCGGCGGCACGCGCTCGTGGCCTTCGCCCAGCGGCACGGCGTCCCGATCCTCGAGGACGACCCATACGGCGAGCTTCGCTTCGAGGGCACGCCGCTCCCGTCGCTTGCCGCGCTCGACGACATGGGCGTCGTGGTCCACCTCGGCACGTTCTCCAAGACGCTCGCCCCCGGCCTTCGCGTGGCATGGGCCGTCGGGCCGATCGAAGTGCTGCGGGCGATGACCGTCGCCAAGCAGGCCACCGACCTGCACTCCGCCAGCCTCACGCAGCGTGCGGTCTCGGCCATGTTCGAGCGGTTCGACTACGAGGCGCACTTGACGACGCTGCGCCGCGTCTACGGCGAGCGACGGACGACGATGCTGGCCGCTCTCGACCGCCACATGCCGCCGGGCACCGGTTGGACGCAGCCCGAGGGCGGCATGTTCACCTGGGTGGAGCTGCCGGGCCGCCTGCGCGCCGAGGACATCTTCGAGGCGGCGTTGGCCGTGAAGGTCGCGTTCGTCCCGGGCAGCCCGTTCTATGCCGTGGAGAAGCGCTACGACACCCTTCGACTGAACTTCTCGAACCGGCCCCCCGACCTCATCGACGACGGGATGGCGCGGCTGGGGCAGGTGGTCGCGGGTGCGCTGGCGGGGACGAGGACCGGCAACGGCCTCAGCCGTTGA
- the rocD gene encoding ornithine--oxo-acid transaminase has translation MVDTATGVKDPSSQDYIALEERYGAHNYRPLDVVLTGGLGSWVWDVDGKRYLDCLAAYGAVNQGHNHPRIVAAFLEQAQRMALTSRAFRNDKLGPFYRILCEMTGYQRVLPMNTGAEAVETALKAARKWGYTVKGIPDGQAEIIVMAGNFGGRTITIISFSDEPQYRAGFGPFTPGFKLVPFGDADAIERAITPNTCAVLLEPIQGEAGIIVPPHGTLKRIRQICDVNNVLMIADEIQSGLGRTGLLMACDHEGVRPDGVTLGKALAGGMYPVSAFLADDAVMDVFQPGDHGSTFGGNPLGAAVATEALTVLRDEGMVENAAAMGRRFGAGLESFDQGSIKEVRQVGLWIGIELWPEAGGARRYCEDLRDRGLLCKETHHHVIRIAPPLVIQPGEVDHALETLQASFDHLG, from the coding sequence ATGGTCGACACCGCCACCGGTGTGAAGGATCCGTCCAGCCAGGACTATATCGCCCTCGAAGAGCGGTACGGCGCCCACAACTACCGTCCGTTGGACGTCGTGTTGACCGGCGGCCTCGGCAGCTGGGTGTGGGACGTCGACGGCAAGCGCTACCTGGACTGCCTGGCGGCATACGGCGCGGTGAACCAGGGGCACAACCACCCGCGGATCGTCGCCGCGTTCCTCGAGCAGGCGCAGCGGATGGCCCTCACGAGCCGCGCGTTCCGCAACGACAAGCTCGGGCCGTTCTATCGGATCCTGTGCGAGATGACCGGCTACCAGCGCGTCCTGCCGATGAACACCGGCGCCGAGGCCGTCGAGACGGCGCTCAAGGCGGCGCGCAAGTGGGGCTACACCGTCAAGGGGATCCCGGACGGACAGGCGGAGATCATCGTCATGGCCGGCAACTTCGGCGGGCGGACGATCACGATCATCTCGTTCTCCGACGAGCCGCAGTACCGCGCCGGCTTCGGGCCGTTCACGCCCGGCTTCAAGCTCGTGCCGTTCGGGGACGCGGACGCCATCGAGCGGGCGATCACGCCGAACACGTGCGCCGTGCTCCTGGAGCCGATCCAGGGGGAGGCCGGGATCATCGTCCCGCCGCACGGGACGCTCAAGCGGATCCGCCAGATCTGCGACGTGAACAACGTCCTCATGATCGCCGACGAGATCCAGAGCGGCCTCGGCCGCACGGGCCTGCTCATGGCGTGCGACCACGAGGGCGTCCGGCCGGACGGCGTGACGCTCGGCAAGGCGCTGGCGGGCGGGATGTACCCGGTCAGCGCGTTCCTGGCGGACGACGCGGTCATGGACGTCTTCCAGCCCGGCGACCACGGCAGCACGTTCGGCGGCAACCCGCTTGGCGCGGCGGTGGCCACGGAAGCGCTGACGGTGCTGCGCGACGAGGGGATGGTCGAGAACGCGGCGGCCATGGGCCGGCGCTTCGGCGCGGGCCTCGAATCGTTCGACCAAGGCTCGATCAAAGAGGTGCGCCAGGTCGGGCTGTGGATCGGCATCGAGCTCTGGCCAGAGGCCGGCGGGGCGCGCCGCTACTGCGAGGACCTGCGGGATCGCGGGCTGCTCTGCAAGGAGACGCACCACCACGTCATCCGGATCGCCCCGCCGCTCGTCATCCAGCCGGGCGAGGTCGACCACGCGCTCGAGACGCTGCAGGCGTCGTTCGATCACCTCGGATAA